The following coding sequences are from one Luteolibacter rhizosphaerae window:
- a CDS encoding ABC transporter ATP-binding protein codes for MSPILSVNDLKVHFPVTGGLLMRQIGSVRAVDGVSFDIAPGETLGLVGESGCGKSTLGKAIVRLNDIKSGSVQFDGQDITHLSRSAMRPLRRELQMVFQDPVESLNARHSVREIIEEPLIIHGRGSSAQRRKRVDELLERVGLQSSAAERYPFEFSGGQRQRIGIARALALNPKLIVCDEPVSALDVSVQSQVLNLLLELQKDLGLSYLFIAHNLAVVKHVSDRVAVMYLGKIVELADAEAIYHRPKHAYTKALLSAIPEPDPTLEKKRILLEGDVPSPIDPPKGSAFGHRIKHPRYEETIGADLSLREIEPGHWVAADPCCLEPADWAKLSVATA; via the coding sequence ATGAGCCCGATCCTTTCCGTCAACGATCTCAAGGTGCACTTCCCGGTGACCGGCGGTCTTCTCATGCGCCAGATCGGTTCGGTGCGCGCGGTGGATGGCGTGTCCTTCGACATCGCTCCCGGCGAGACTCTCGGCCTGGTGGGTGAGTCCGGCTGTGGCAAGTCGACCTTGGGCAAGGCCATCGTGCGGCTGAACGATATCAAGTCGGGATCGGTGCAATTCGACGGCCAAGACATCACGCACCTGAGCCGCTCCGCGATGCGTCCGCTGCGGCGCGAGCTTCAGATGGTGTTCCAAGACCCGGTGGAGTCGCTGAACGCGCGCCACAGCGTGCGCGAGATCATCGAGGAGCCGCTGATCATCCATGGGAGGGGTAGCTCGGCCCAACGCCGCAAGCGCGTGGACGAGTTGTTAGAACGGGTGGGGCTCCAGAGCTCCGCGGCGGAGCGCTATCCCTTCGAGTTCTCCGGCGGCCAGCGCCAGCGGATCGGGATTGCCCGCGCGCTGGCGCTGAATCCGAAGCTGATCGTCTGCGACGAGCCGGTTTCCGCGCTGGATGTTTCGGTCCAATCGCAGGTGCTGAATCTTTTGTTAGAGCTGCAGAAGGATCTGGGGCTTTCCTATCTTTTCATCGCCCACAACCTGGCGGTGGTGAAGCACGTGTCCGACCGGGTGGCGGTGATGTATCTGGGCAAGATCGTGGAGCTGGCGGATGCGGAGGCGATTTACCACCGCCCGAAGCATGCCTATACGAAGGCTTTGCTATCCGCGATTCCCGAGCCGGATCCGACGTTGGAGAAGAAGCGGATCCTGCTAGAGGGGGATGTGCCATCGCCGATCGATCCGCCGAAGGGGAGTGCCTTCGGACACCGGATCAAGCACCCGCGCTATGAGGAAACGATCGGGGCCGATCTTTCGCTGCGCGAGATCGAGCCGGGGCACTGGGTGGCGGCGGATCCGTGCTGCCTGGAGCCCGCGGATTGGGCGAAGCTGTCGGTGGCTACGGCGTGA
- a CDS encoding S8 family serine peptidase: MKKPSAGIPGFVVASCLLVSTSLPGQDAFYYDGPNKVALKQETDWTAYELAAGSDPSTVEAEVRKSALKGQNRTAVFDPKRRFLAVPAENATTPKGALRKVRLFKNGTADPIMETRELVVRFKDGVTRKQIERILKPLRGTILSAIGDYAPNAYLVEVPAEISSIDTANRLQLMPEVRYAQPDLIWPKVQRFVPNDPMYPQQWHLNNPGGNDGLVGADIKAERAWEITRGSSDVIIAILDDGVATGHEDFASGKFTGGWDFISNDNDPRPARTVDNHGTSCAGLAAASGNNGLGVTGVAPDCRLMAVRMLGVGSTPTVEAAAIAHAKNNGAWVISNSWGPADGTGSNDPCPQVVNDAIVDAADNGRGGKGCVILWAAGNGNESSDLDGYASHPKVICVAATLRNDTRSPYSDFGNGVDICAPGGSGSGDMVTVDRMGSAGYNPSSNYHVGFNGTSSATPVAAGVAALILSAQPTLTRQQVTTRLINSSDHIDTGNVTYDGNGHHNWYGYGRVNAFAALAAADSTAPTVAVQVPAQGQIATTIPLASGTTSDTGYGTYLIHWWVHNAVTGKWWNPNTSSWQDGTGSGATVAPTGNNWSISLPATGEGSYQLHVKAEDKAGNESAFIIREYQIDNGSPSLTISTPAAGNQATSPSTASGTASDSGSGVKEIRVSLRSVSTDRWFKWSNSSWTGSAFAWADHVALASGTTSWSKSLPVLPEGSYELFIQALDNSDAPSAWTPRSFSIDGADPVVAFNGLINQQQIFDFRNVSGSVSEPATVTVKLTEFNTSGTNRYWNGSTWTSNEADPGVWRPATVSGNSWQPQTALPSRSSTRAGHYILEAKAVDVANKQDLESLVLIRSATDTTIPNLAIASPVNGTVLAEPVLPALNGTASDPESGISGVSLYVMRSTGSGFTYWTGSGWSLTPTELPANSNGSNWSAPLMSGPGAWSMPSYGQLVNGSWQIQVSARNGEIPAGTRGATVAFTLDYHPVYEFTAGSYSDGDDNNNNMLFSNPANWAPYGVPGANDIASLPYGHNVTSTSNLTLYGLRMSSGSLNFSEGPGANGTLVTTGKSEWSGGTFNGWWTQNGTLQLTGAERWLWLNSRLSNNGTTTWTTGRTIGRESATIINSTGATWILGVEGDAFGNYYGGNQFINQGILRHTQVGETVLDDWSYTLGNEVQKQGGTLIVNSPVTLNAGTQFTGGGAFRQNGGTVSISGTIASSTGSFTVAGGTLNATSESTLMGVYQWSGGDWSGNLTIPVGSDLSITGDCQLNAGAILHNEGTVHWNSASPLRGRENVTVNNKSGATWRLESTGDAFSNYYGGNVFNNSGLLTKTGSGTTFLQHWTYSCPGDTRVNTGTLRVVANLTLPANATLSGPGTLEYGGGTLALQGEIQSSVSTLKLMGGTMNCASGAKIQGNWTWNGGAIGGTLENPLTRQITIEGDCQLNTAANLSNKGTVVWKAGSPLRAWEHVTITNHPGATWEFATAGDAFSQNYGVNQFFNQGLLKRSAASGNVVLDDWTFHHSGVFDSSAGTTQIGSPLNLLAGGFFTGAGAFSFHSTTTLKGPTTFTADTTVAGGSFNGEAAGRVIGALKWSTATFTGVTNVSSGSSLRLVTTESKLLADSATLDIAGELVWETGDLTGREHSRFIIRNGGVFRILGTGTLANYYYDNHVVIEDGGTLLKTSSGESAIHWALDNDGSAQVSAGLLSAHGGGTGDGSFTGSTGGLLRFANGPHVLETGASLSGGTEITGGSLIATGNAGGRIDIKGGTLGSDGTATFAFAGSSAWTGGSLHGLLSVPNGASLASSGPDFKGLNHLATLNVGGLLQWDGGATIQGRESSTISIESSGMFRTTADGDVFSNYYGGNRLLLSGTLEKSNGSGVSFFDEWLVEGSGTIRPLTGSIDFHATVNLFNGAKFDGGGQTRLNAGPTTVQGWSTIYPGATVRFGGADIVGHTDGSGGFTGGAIEWTAGTLHRRLTFNSNLAMTGAAGKGIWAGAELRNMGTLTLGGSGGLQGREASTVRNLTGGTLLCPGTSHLSNYYGGNALINEGSMSIGSPFHGRQTMEWRFQQTASGVLNVTVGGENAATPDFDFLQAWEGMQLGGKLVVTKTGGYVPAENTTFGILNTGYGISGTFTSLQAPGFGIEYSGTAALLRAGNSGVGFEQWATSKGLSGPNAQSNADPDKDGVVNFLEYAFNSDPAVRSANPVNSSVVTINDQKWIVVGYRTWNDRINAGLGYNPERSPGLSGWNTTGMIDEVDTAAPAIPGSTARRCRIPMSGAKDFMRIRVE, translated from the coding sequence ATGAAGAAGCCCTCTGCCGGGATTCCCGGCTTCGTCGTCGCATCGTGCCTTCTCGTCTCCACCTCCTTGCCCGGGCAAGATGCGTTCTACTATGACGGCCCGAACAAGGTCGCGCTGAAACAAGAGACGGACTGGACCGCCTACGAACTGGCCGCTGGAAGTGATCCATCGACTGTGGAAGCGGAAGTGCGCAAGAGCGCCCTCAAAGGACAGAACCGCACCGCCGTCTTCGATCCGAAGCGACGCTTTCTGGCGGTACCTGCCGAGAATGCCACGACCCCGAAGGGCGCGCTGCGCAAGGTGCGGCTCTTCAAGAACGGCACCGCGGATCCGATCATGGAGACCCGGGAACTGGTCGTTCGATTCAAGGACGGGGTCACCCGGAAACAGATCGAGAGGATCCTCAAGCCACTGCGGGGCACGATCCTGAGTGCCATCGGCGACTATGCTCCGAATGCCTATCTGGTGGAAGTTCCCGCGGAGATCTCTTCCATCGATACGGCCAACCGCCTGCAGTTGATGCCCGAGGTACGCTACGCGCAACCGGATCTCATCTGGCCGAAGGTACAGCGTTTCGTGCCGAACGACCCGATGTACCCGCAGCAGTGGCACCTGAACAATCCCGGCGGCAATGACGGGCTCGTGGGTGCGGACATCAAGGCCGAGCGGGCATGGGAAATTACCCGCGGAAGCTCCGACGTCATCATCGCGATCTTGGATGACGGGGTTGCGACCGGGCACGAGGATTTCGCCAGCGGCAAATTCACCGGCGGCTGGGACTTCATCAGCAACGACAACGATCCGCGCCCAGCCCGGACGGTCGACAATCACGGCACCAGCTGTGCCGGTCTGGCTGCGGCTAGCGGAAACAACGGACTCGGAGTCACCGGGGTCGCACCGGATTGCCGCTTGATGGCGGTGCGGATGCTGGGCGTTGGATCGACTCCCACCGTGGAGGCCGCGGCAATCGCGCACGCCAAGAACAATGGCGCTTGGGTGATCAGCAACTCATGGGGCCCGGCCGATGGCACGGGCTCGAATGATCCCTGCCCGCAGGTCGTGAACGATGCGATCGTGGACGCCGCGGACAACGGTCGCGGCGGCAAGGGCTGCGTGATCCTCTGGGCAGCTGGCAATGGCAACGAAAGTTCCGACCTCGATGGGTATGCATCGCATCCGAAGGTCATCTGCGTGGCCGCCACCCTCCGCAACGACACGCGCTCTCCCTACTCGGACTTCGGCAATGGCGTGGACATCTGCGCGCCCGGAGGCTCGGGAAGCGGTGACATGGTGACCGTGGACCGGATGGGTTCCGCCGGCTACAACCCGAGCTCCAACTATCACGTCGGCTTCAACGGCACCTCTTCGGCGACGCCGGTGGCAGCGGGTGTCGCGGCGCTCATCCTCTCTGCGCAGCCAACGTTGACCCGTCAGCAAGTCACGACCCGGCTGATCAACAGCTCCGACCACATCGACACGGGGAACGTTACCTATGATGGTAACGGCCATCACAATTGGTACGGCTATGGTCGGGTCAATGCCTTCGCCGCCTTGGCAGCAGCCGATAGCACCGCGCCGACGGTGGCGGTTCAGGTGCCTGCCCAAGGTCAGATCGCCACCACCATTCCGCTGGCCAGCGGCACGACCTCGGACACGGGCTATGGCACCTATCTGATCCACTGGTGGGTCCACAATGCCGTCACCGGCAAATGGTGGAATCCCAACACCTCTTCTTGGCAGGACGGCACCGGCAGCGGAGCCACCGTGGCTCCTACCGGCAACAACTGGAGCATCTCCCTCCCCGCCACTGGTGAGGGCAGCTACCAACTGCACGTGAAAGCCGAGGACAAGGCGGGCAACGAAAGCGCCTTCATCATCCGTGAATACCAGATCGACAACGGCTCCCCTTCTCTGACCATCTCTACCCCGGCTGCCGGCAACCAAGCCACCAGCCCGTCCACCGCTAGCGGCACGGCGAGCGATAGCGGCAGCGGCGTGAAGGAGATCCGGGTGTCGCTCCGCAGCGTCTCCACCGACCGCTGGTTCAAGTGGAGTAACTCTTCATGGACCGGCTCGGCCTTCGCTTGGGCGGATCATGTAGCGCTGGCCAGTGGCACCACCTCATGGAGCAAGTCTCTGCCGGTGTTGCCGGAGGGTTCCTACGAACTCTTCATCCAGGCCTTGGACAATTCGGACGCACCCTCCGCTTGGACTCCGCGCTCCTTCAGCATCGACGGTGCGGACCCCGTGGTCGCCTTCAACGGCTTGATCAACCAGCAGCAGATTTTCGACTTCCGGAATGTGAGCGGCTCGGTGAGCGAGCCCGCTACGGTCACGGTCAAGCTCACGGAATTTAACACGTCCGGAACCAACCGTTACTGGAATGGCAGTACATGGACGAGCAACGAAGCGGATCCGGGGGTCTGGCGCCCGGCCACGGTCAGCGGGAACTCCTGGCAGCCGCAAACCGCCCTACCCTCCCGCAGCAGTACCCGTGCGGGCCACTACATCCTCGAAGCGAAAGCCGTGGATGTCGCGAACAAGCAGGACTTGGAATCTTTGGTGCTGATCCGCAGCGCGACCGACACCACCATCCCGAATCTCGCGATTGCCTCACCCGTGAATGGCACGGTGCTGGCGGAACCGGTCTTGCCAGCCTTGAACGGCACGGCCTCCGATCCTGAGAGCGGCATCTCCGGCGTGAGCCTTTACGTGATGCGTTCCACCGGCAGCGGCTTCACCTACTGGACCGGCAGCGGCTGGAGCCTGACGCCCACCGAGCTTCCCGCGAACTCGAACGGCAGCAACTGGAGTGCTCCGCTGATGAGCGGCCCCGGTGCCTGGTCGATGCCATCCTATGGCCAACTCGTGAACGGCAGCTGGCAGATCCAAGTCAGCGCACGAAATGGCGAGATCCCTGCGGGCACGCGCGGCGCCACGGTGGCTTTCACCTTGGACTATCACCCGGTCTACGAGTTCACCGCGGGCAGCTACAGCGACGGCGATGACAACAACAATAACATGCTCTTCAGCAACCCGGCCAACTGGGCGCCCTACGGCGTCCCGGGTGCGAACGACATCGCTTCGCTCCCGTACGGTCACAACGTCACCAGCACCTCGAATCTCACGCTATATGGGCTGCGGATGTCTTCGGGCTCGCTGAACTTCTCGGAAGGGCCCGGTGCCAATGGCACGCTCGTGACCACCGGTAAGTCGGAGTGGAGCGGCGGCACTTTCAACGGCTGGTGGACTCAGAACGGAACCCTGCAACTCACAGGCGCCGAGCGCTGGCTCTGGCTCAACAGCCGGCTCAGCAACAACGGCACGACCACTTGGACCACCGGCCGGACGATCGGCCGGGAATCCGCCACGATCATCAATTCTACCGGAGCCACTTGGATCCTTGGGGTCGAGGGCGATGCCTTCGGCAACTATTACGGCGGCAACCAGTTCATCAACCAAGGCATCCTGCGACACACCCAGGTTGGCGAAACGGTACTCGACGATTGGAGCTACACGCTCGGCAACGAGGTTCAAAAGCAAGGCGGCACGCTGATCGTGAACTCGCCGGTCACGCTCAATGCGGGTACCCAGTTCACGGGCGGCGGCGCCTTCCGCCAGAATGGAGGCACCGTCTCCATCTCCGGCACGATCGCCAGCTCGACCGGTAGCTTTACCGTGGCAGGCGGCACTCTGAATGCGACCAGCGAATCCACTCTGATGGGAGTGTATCAATGGAGCGGCGGAGATTGGTCGGGGAATCTCACCATTCCGGTGGGGTCCGATCTCAGCATCACCGGAGACTGCCAGCTCAATGCCGGAGCGATCCTTCACAACGAGGGCACCGTGCACTGGAACTCCGCCAGTCCCTTGCGAGGCCGGGAGAACGTCACGGTCAACAACAAGTCCGGGGCCACATGGCGCTTGGAATCCACCGGAGATGCCTTCTCGAACTACTACGGCGGCAACGTCTTCAACAACTCGGGATTGCTGACGAAGACCGGATCGGGCACCACCTTCCTGCAGCATTGGACCTACAGTTGCCCGGGCGACACTCGGGTGAATACAGGAACGCTGCGCGTGGTGGCCAATCTGACGCTACCCGCCAACGCTACCCTCTCCGGCCCCGGCACTCTGGAATACGGCGGTGGCACACTGGCTCTCCAAGGCGAGATCCAATCCAGCGTCAGCACCCTGAAACTCATGGGCGGCACGATGAACTGCGCAAGCGGGGCGAAGATCCAAGGCAACTGGACATGGAACGGCGGCGCGATCGGCGGAACGCTTGAGAACCCCCTCACCCGCCAGATCACGATCGAGGGCGATTGCCAGCTCAATACCGCCGCGAACCTGAGCAACAAGGGCACAGTCGTCTGGAAAGCCGGCAGCCCTTTGCGCGCCTGGGAGCACGTAACCATCACGAACCATCCGGGGGCCACCTGGGAGTTCGCGACGGCAGGCGATGCCTTTAGCCAGAACTACGGCGTCAACCAGTTCTTCAACCAAGGCCTCCTCAAACGGAGCGCCGCCAGCGGCAACGTTGTGTTGGACGATTGGACTTTCCACCATTCCGGGGTCTTCGACTCATCCGCAGGCACCACCCAGATCGGTTCGCCCCTCAACCTTTTGGCAGGAGGTTTCTTCACCGGGGCAGGAGCCTTCTCCTTCCACTCCACCACCACTCTCAAAGGCCCCACGACATTCACTGCCGATACGACGGTAGCAGGTGGCAGTTTCAACGGCGAGGCGGCAGGCCGCGTCATCGGCGCCCTCAAGTGGTCCACAGCCACCTTCACCGGCGTGACAAATGTCAGCTCGGGCTCCTCCCTCAGACTTGTCACCACCGAGTCCAAGCTCCTGGCGGACAGCGCAACCCTCGACATCGCGGGTGAGCTGGTCTGGGAGACCGGAGATCTAACAGGCCGCGAGCACAGCAGGTTCATCATTCGCAACGGCGGCGTTTTCCGAATCCTAGGAACAGGGACGCTCGCCAACTACTACTACGATAACCACGTGGTGATCGAAGACGGCGGCACCCTGCTCAAGACCAGCAGCGGCGAAAGCGCGATCCACTGGGCGCTCGACAACGATGGCAGCGCGCAAGTCAGCGCTGGCCTGCTCTCCGCCCACGGCGGCGGCACCGGCGACGGCAGCTTCACCGGCAGCACCGGCGGTCTCCTCCGCTTCGCCAATGGCCCTCATGTCCTCGAAACCGGTGCCAGCCTGAGCGGAGGCACCGAGATCACCGGAGGATCCCTGATCGCCACCGGCAACGCAGGCGGCCGCATCGATATCAAAGGCGGCACTCTGGGGTCCGACGGCACTGCTACCTTCGCCTTCGCCGGATCCTCCGCATGGACCGGGGGCAGTCTTCACGGCCTCCTCTCCGTCCCGAACGGCGCATCGCTCGCCAGCTCCGGCCCGGACTTCAAAGGCCTGAATCACCTCGCCACGCTGAACGTAGGCGGGCTGTTGCAGTGGGATGGCGGAGCTACCATCCAAGGCCGCGAAAGCAGCACCATCAGCATCGAAAGCAGCGGTATGTTCCGCACCACCGCGGACGGCGACGTCTTCTCCAACTACTACGGCGGCAATCGCCTCCTGCTCTCCGGCACCCTTGAGAAAAGCAATGGCAGCGGTGTGAGCTTCTTCGACGAATGGCTCGTGGAAGGCTCGGGCACCATCCGCCCGCTCACCGGCAGCATCGACTTCCACGCCACGGTGAACCTCTTCAACGGAGCGAAGTTCGACGGTGGCGGCCAAACCCGCCTCAATGCCGGACCCACCACGGTGCAAGGGTGGTCCACCATCTACCCTGGCGCCACGGTTCGCTTCGGCGGCGCGGATATCGTCGGCCACACGGATGGCAGCGGCGGCTTCACAGGAGGGGCCATCGAATGGACCGCAGGAACGCTGCATCGACGCCTTACCTTCAACTCGAACCTCGCGATGACCGGCGCCGCAGGCAAAGGCATCTGGGCCGGAGCCGAACTTCGCAACATGGGCACCCTCACCCTAGGTGGCAGCGGCGGCTTGCAAGGACGCGAGGCCAGCACGGTCCGCAATCTAACAGGCGGCACCCTGCTCTGCCCGGGCACCAGCCATCTGTCGAACTACTACGGCGGTAATGCCCTGATCAACGAAGGCAGCATGTCCATCGGTTCCCCGTTCCACGGTCGCCAGACCATGGAATGGCGCTTCCAGCAAACCGCGAGCGGCGTGCTGAACGTCACCGTCGGCGGGGAAAACGCCGCCACTCCCGACTTCGACTTCCTCCAAGCATGGGAGGGAATGCAACTCGGCGGGAAACTGGTCGTGACCAAGACCGGCGGTTACGTTCCGGCGGAGAACACCACCTTCGGCATCCTGAATACCGGCTACGGCATCAGCGGCACCTTCACCTCGCTGCAGGCACCCGGCTTCGGCATCGAATACTCCGGCACCGCCGCACTCCTCCGCGCCGGCAACTCGGGCGTGGGCTTCGAGCAGTGGGCCACCAGCAAAGGCCTCAGCGGCCCGAACGCCCAATCGAATGCCGACCCCGACAAGGACGGCGTCGTCAACTTCCTCGAATACGCCTTCAACAGCGATCCCGCGGTCCGGTCCGCAAACCCCGTCAACTCCTCCGTGGTCACCATCAACGACCAGAAGTGGATCGTCGTCGGCTACCGCACCTGGAACGACCGCATCAACGCGGGCCTCGGATACAATCCCGAGCGCTCCCCCGGCCTCAGCGGATGGAACACCACCGGCATGATCGATGAAGTCGATACTGCCGCCCCCGCCATCCCCGGATCCACCGCACGGCGCTGTAGGATCCCCATGAGCGGCGCGAAGGACTTCATGCGCATCCGCGTCGAATAA
- a CDS encoding ABC transporter substrate-binding protein: MKRPAAILAASALVLAAIFLSGCKEGDAYKSYDNSQERESFYKRFNQETATRLAGEHKELESALAGELTEQARKEKTLALDDLNRRLQRPDFFEFFTEEQLPQDLEWQTAEDGPEIGSPKAKKGGTLHSYIVGNAFPPTLRTLGAEGNNSFRHYHWDDMEMSLVLLHPETGKLMPALSDKWAVAADGQTIYYHIDSSARWSDGKDVTSRDWLMTFYIYLSEYLSETHYREYVKGQYWGVATYGDDYLCLRMATPKPLAPYVASTYPFQEDFFKEFGPDFEARYNWRCRPTTGAFEIRPEGVKKGRSITMSRVKDWWARDRKYYKHRFNPDQMIYNLVRDDEKVFQMVLNGDIDVYWLMDARKWFEQSEVPQVFNGYIEKARYYFEFPAISSGLYLNQHSPLLAIQDIRIGLQYASNWEKVIEFDLRGEGERLHLLEAGYGPYSHPTLKTRPFSVEKAREAFARAGFSELGPDGILKDKDGRRLSFTITYAKRPTYDAWLLRLKEEAKKAGVEFKLEGMDNTAAFGKIQRKEHEIAMMGWQGQLPFPDFYQGFHSSEAYEPGTRKPKPMSNNISSFADPALDPMIEENRAARSEEVVRDTTWKLEEILHERAVWVPAFDRPFYRVLSWRWIRWPDDFNVRMGNDPEMNYVLWIDEDIKKDTQEAMKEGRGFPEQNRLFDQHRRKTAAEN, translated from the coding sequence ATGAAGCGACCGGCAGCCATTCTCGCCGCCAGCGCCTTGGTGTTAGCGGCCATTTTCCTCTCCGGATGCAAGGAAGGGGATGCGTACAAGAGCTACGACAACAGCCAGGAGCGCGAGTCCTTCTACAAGCGCTTCAACCAAGAGACCGCCACGCGGCTTGCGGGAGAACACAAGGAACTGGAGTCCGCGCTGGCGGGAGAGCTCACCGAGCAGGCCCGCAAGGAGAAGACCTTGGCCCTCGACGACTTGAACCGGCGTTTGCAGCGGCCGGACTTCTTCGAGTTCTTCACCGAAGAGCAACTGCCGCAGGACCTCGAGTGGCAGACGGCGGAGGATGGGCCCGAGATCGGTTCGCCCAAAGCCAAGAAAGGCGGCACCCTGCACAGCTACATCGTGGGCAATGCCTTCCCGCCCACGCTGCGGACGCTCGGTGCGGAGGGGAACAACAGCTTCCGCCACTACCACTGGGACGACATGGAGATGAGCCTAGTGCTGCTCCATCCGGAAACGGGCAAGCTGATGCCGGCGCTTTCCGACAAGTGGGCGGTGGCGGCGGACGGCCAGACGATCTACTACCACATCGACAGCAGTGCACGCTGGTCGGACGGGAAGGATGTCACCTCTCGGGACTGGCTGATGACCTTCTACATCTACCTCTCCGAGTATCTCTCCGAGACCCACTACCGCGAGTATGTGAAGGGGCAGTACTGGGGAGTGGCGACGTACGGCGACGATTACCTGTGCCTGCGGATGGCCACGCCGAAGCCGCTGGCCCCGTACGTGGCCAGCACCTACCCTTTCCAAGAGGACTTCTTCAAGGAGTTCGGCCCCGACTTCGAGGCCCGCTACAACTGGCGCTGCCGCCCGACCACCGGAGCCTTCGAGATCCGTCCGGAAGGCGTGAAGAAAGGCCGCTCCATCACCATGAGCCGGGTGAAGGACTGGTGGGCACGCGACCGCAAGTACTACAAGCACCGTTTCAACCCGGACCAGATGATCTACAATCTGGTGCGTGACGACGAGAAGGTCTTCCAGATGGTGCTGAACGGCGACATCGACGTCTATTGGCTGATGGATGCGCGGAAGTGGTTCGAGCAATCGGAGGTGCCGCAGGTCTTCAACGGCTACATCGAGAAGGCCCGCTACTACTTCGAGTTCCCGGCGATTTCTTCCGGCCTCTATCTGAACCAGCATAGCCCGCTGCTGGCGATTCAGGATATCAGGATCGGCCTGCAGTATGCCTCGAACTGGGAGAAGGTGATCGAGTTCGATCTCCGCGGGGAAGGCGAGCGGCTTCATCTGCTGGAAGCCGGCTACGGACCTTATTCGCACCCCACGCTCAAGACCCGTCCGTTCTCGGTGGAGAAAGCGAGGGAAGCATTCGCACGGGCTGGCTTTAGCGAGTTGGGCCCGGACGGCATTTTGAAGGACAAGGACGGGCGCAGGCTGTCCTTCACCATCACCTATGCGAAGCGGCCGACCTACGATGCCTGGCTGCTCCGCCTGAAGGAGGAGGCGAAGAAGGCGGGGGTCGAGTTCAAGCTTGAGGGCATGGACAACACGGCCGCCTTCGGGAAGATCCAGCGCAAGGAACACGAGATCGCGATGATGGGCTGGCAGGGGCAATTGCCCTTCCCGGATTTCTATCAGGGCTTCCATTCGTCCGAGGCCTACGAGCCCGGGACCCGCAAGCCGAAGCCGATGAGCAATAACATCAGCTCGTTTGCCGATCCCGCGCTGGACCCGATGATCGAGGAGAACCGGGCGGCCCGCAGCGAAGAGGTCGTTCGAGACACGACCTGGAAGCTGGAAGAGATCCTCCACGAGCGGGCCGTGTGGGTGCCGGCCTTCGACCGGCCCTTCTACCGGGTACTGTCCTGGCGGTGGATCCGCTGGCCCGATGATTTCAACGTCCGCATGGGCAACGATCCGGAGATGAACTACGTCCTCTGGATCGACGAAGACATCAAGAAAGACACCCAGGAGGCGATGAAAGAAGGTCGCGGCTTCCCGGAGCAGAACCGGCTCTTCGACCAGCACCGCAGGAAGACCGCCGCCGAGAATTGA
- a CDS encoding ABC transporter ATP-binding protein, which produces MSEPLLQVRELITAFETDAGLVRAVDQVSFEIERGKTLGIVGESGCGKSVTAMSIVRLLPQPAGKILQGEVSFKGRDLTRLKPEEIRKVRGNEIGVIFQEPMTALNPVHRIGKQLAECFIIHKGMSKKDAWAAGIEMLRLVKIPAPELRAGDYPHQLSGGMRQRVVIAMALALRPDLVIADEPTTALDVTVQAQILDLMKRLQAEMGMSLMLITHDLGVIAETCDEVVVMYAGRVVERAPVKELFERPLHAYTRGLLASIPRMDTPRKSILPVIPGMVAALKDLVPGCRFCQRMDRQISRLLRERPPFIEVSPGHWVEACPTCYASNEA; this is translated from the coding sequence ATGTCCGAACCGCTTCTCCAGGTCCGCGAACTGATCACCGCTTTCGAGACGGATGCCGGTCTCGTCCGTGCGGTGGACCAAGTATCCTTTGAAATCGAACGGGGAAAAACCCTCGGCATCGTCGGCGAGTCGGGCTGCGGCAAGAGCGTGACCGCGATGTCGATCGTGCGCCTGCTGCCACAGCCCGCAGGCAAGATCCTTCAAGGTGAGGTGAGCTTCAAAGGGCGCGACCTGACCCGGCTCAAGCCGGAGGAGATCCGCAAGGTGCGGGGCAACGAGATCGGCGTGATCTTTCAGGAGCCGATGACCGCGCTCAACCCGGTGCACCGTATCGGCAAGCAGTTGGCCGAGTGCTTCATCATCCACAAGGGGATGAGCAAAAAGGACGCGTGGGCCGCGGGGATCGAGATGCTGCGGTTGGTGAAGATTCCCGCGCCGGAACTGAGGGCCGGGGACTACCCGCACCAGCTCTCCGGCGGGATGCGGCAGCGGGTAGTGATCGCCATGGCTCTGGCACTGCGCCCAGATCTGGTGATCGCGGACGAGCCGACGACCGCGCTCGATGTGACCGTGCAGGCGCAGATCCTGGACCTGATGAAGCGGCTGCAGGCGGAGATGGGCATGTCGCTCATGTTGATCACCCACGACCTGGGTGTGATCGCTGAAACCTGCGACGAGGTGGTGGTGATGTATGCCGGGCGTGTTGTCGAGCGTGCGCCGGTGAAGGAACTTTTCGAGCGACCGCTGCATGCCTACACGCGCGGCCTGCTGGCCTCCATCCCGCGCATGGATACGCCGCGCAAGTCGATCCTGCCGGTGATTCCCGGGATGGTGGCGGCGCTCAAGGATCTGGTGCCCGGCTGCCGCTTCTGCCAGCGGATGGATCGACAAATTTCCCGGCTCCTGCGCGAGCGTCCGCCCTTCATTGAAGTCTCGCCCGGTCACTGGGTGGAGGCCTGTCCGACCTGCTACGCCTCGAACGAAGCATGA